One stretch of Daphnia pulicaria isolate SC F1-1A chromosome 8, SC_F0-13Bv2, whole genome shotgun sequence DNA includes these proteins:
- the LOC124310693 gene encoding cuticle protein 16.8-like, with translation MEHMRRKDNYDDIVEWNRNEQTFLFKVNSVSCQCHRLSVGVGCCRPSSILRIWRILRILRCLSVRLPSGHYAGIPATVAVPATYPGSYGTQYHSQDEFDNYDYSYNNINSGQAPSNLRDGFGNQIGSYAYIDPEGKKVRVSYTADSRGFRVKFNDLPVAPAQIEDSTPEVAAAKAEFAAKFAAAKAGRAKRQVFGFGAAPFSYPGYAVSPYAYLVAAPAMPVREATLTKVIHIPGHAVSYRVD, from the exons ATGGAACATATGCGACGAAAGGATAACTACGACGATATAGTAGAGTGGAATAGAAACGAGCAGACTTTCTTGTTCAAGGTGAATTCAGTTTCATGTCAATGTC ATCGCCTGTCTGTTGGTGTTGGCTGTTGCCGCCCAAGCTCAATTCTTCGGATATGGCGGATACTACggatactacggtgcctaTCCGTTCGCTTGCCTTCGGGCCACTACGCCGGAATCCCCGCAACTGTCGCCGTCCCCGCCACCTATCCCGGCTCTTACGGCACCCAGTACCACTCCCAGGACGAGTTCGACAATTATGATTACAGCTACAATAATATTAATTCCGGACAAGCCCCCAGCAACCTGCGTGACGGTTTCGGCAACCAGATCGGCAGCTACGCTTACATCGACCCGGAAGGCAAGAAAGTCCGTGTCTCCTACACCGCCGACTCCCGAGGCTTTCGCGTCAAATTCAACGACTTGCCCGTCGCTCCCGCCCAGATTGAAGACAGCACACCCGAGGTGGCCGCTGCCAAGGCGGAATTCGCCGCTAAATTCGCCGCCGCCAAGGCCGGCCGTGCTAAGCGCCAAGTCTTTGGCTTCGGAGCTGCTCCATTTTCTTACCCCGGCTATGCTGTTTCCCCCTATGCCTATTTGGTTGCCGCCCCAGCTATGCCCGTCCGTGAGGCCACTTTAACCAAGGTCATCCACATCCCTGGCCACGCAGTCTCTTACCGCGTCGactaa
- the LOC124312484 gene encoding uncharacterized protein LOC124312484, with translation MILIRISVLVICCLFLSLLGVDGAPLNWFPHPYLPAGANSAIEKILSDYDNKVGDNRPFIVEDYFFDLSADQFGDFLKFIKNQLQKGEGLVKNIDLADLANNQRVEGDDGFNSAVEKSLSNYDNKLIGDNRPPAYIVENNFFNLPTDQFNELRKLVKANGESEKKDKLKRI, from the exons ATGATTCTCATTAG GATTTCGGTTTTGGTCATCTGCTGTTTATTTTTGTCGCTGCTGGGAGTTGACGGAGCTCCTTTGAATTGGTTCCCGCATCCTTATTTGCCTGCTGGTGCCAATTCCGCGATTGAGAAAATCTTGTCAGACTATGACAATAAAGTTGGCGATAATAGGCCCTTTATTGTCGAGGATTACTTTTTCGATTTATCAGCCGACCAATTCGGTGACTTTCtgaaatttatcaaaaatCAA cttCAAAAAGGAGAAGGGCTTGTCAAAAACATTGATTTGGCCGATTTGGCTAATAACCAAAGGGTTGAAGGAGATGATGGTTTCAACTCCGCCGTGGAGAAAAGCTTATCAAACTATGACAATAAACTTATTGGCGATAATAGGCCGCCTGCCTACATTGTCGAGaataactttttcaatttgccAACCGACCAATTCAATGAACTTAGAAAATTGGTTAAAGCCAACGGTGAAAGCGAGAAAAAGGACAAGCTGAAAAG
- the LOC124312485 gene encoding uncharacterized protein LOC124312485, whose protein sequence is MILIRISVLVICCLFLSLLGVDGAPLNWFPHPYLPAGANSAIEKILSDYDNKVGDNRPFIVEDYFFDLSADQFGDFLKFIKNQLQKGEGLVKNIDLADLANNQRVEGDDGFNSAVEKSLSNYDNKLIGDNRPPAYIVENNFFNLPTDQFNELRKLVKANGESEKKDKLKRI, encoded by the exons ATGATTCTCATTAG GATTTCGGTTTTGGTCATCTGCTGTTTATTTTTGTCGCTGCTGGGAGTTGACGGAGCTCCTTTGAATTGGTTCCCGCATCCTTATTTGCCTGCTGGTGCCAATTCCGCGATTGAGAAAATCTTGTCAGACTATGACAATAAAGTTGGCGATAATAGGCCCTTTATTGTCGAGGATTACTTTTTCGATTTATCAGCCGACCAATTCGGTGACTTTCtgaaatttatcaaaaatCAA cttCAAAAAGGAGAAGGGCTTGTCAAAAACATTGATTTGGCCGATTTGGCTAATAACCAAAGGGTTGAAGGAGATGATGGTTTCAACTCCGCCGTGGAGAAAAGCTTATCAAACTATGACAATAAACTTATTGGCGATAATAGGCCGCCTGCCTACATTGTCGAGaataactttttcaatttgccAACCGACCAATTCAATGAACTTAGAAAATTGGTTAAAGCCAACGGTGAAAGCGAGAAAAAGGACAAGCTGAAAAG AATTtag
- the LOC124312428 gene encoding uncharacterized protein LOC124312428, protein MMVRLTSATLLSILVLTCWSTSASASLPLEEQLQQLKDNYNANDIEMKRLLAEKNRRLGVLELKLESLLLAQQRNNPVSFDVSEIDRSTPVGTSDAILRQTTSKIPRSCADIKTNGHTSSGIYSIIGAKSMESVFCDFCKTTSDPSFQTLIGYEDVKSKPVYFHVQRLFSVFNQSKTPISFDTERINVGEAMNTSSGIFTAPVTGKYFFSYTGTVLFPKAMYRINFNVGLMKNGNDPYRNVIAAAHADSISTTDVQFETFAMVATQHLVKGDRIWVEVYPLLEPGVIMFFSWATQFNGFLLEEDISQSIKSL, encoded by the exons ATGATGGTTCGATTAACCTCCGCAACATTATTAAGTATCTTGGTTTTAACTTGTTGGTCGACTAGCGCCTCTGCCAGCCTCCCTTTGGAAGAACAACTTCAACAGCTAAAAGACAACTAC AATGCCAATGATATCGAAATGAAGAGACTTTTGGCTGAAAAGAATAGGCGATTGGGGGTGCTGGAACTCAAACTGGAATCCCTTCTACTTGCCCAGCAGCGAAATAACCCAGTAAGCTTTGATGTGTCTGAAATAGACCGCAGCACACCAGTCGGAACGAGTGACGCTATTCTGAGGCAAACAACTTCCAAAATTCCGCGATCCTGTGCCGATATCAAGACCAACGGACACACTTCTAGCGGAATCTACTCCATCATAGGCGCTAAATCAATGGAATCAGTTTTCTGCGATTTTTGTAAAACAACAAGCGATCCGA GCTTCCAAACATTGATTGGTTACGAGGACGTCAAGTCTAAACCTGTTTACTTCCACGTCCAGAGACTCTTCAGCGTttttaatcaatcaaaaactCCGATATCCTTCGACACCGAACGAATCAACGTGGGAGAAGCCATGAACACATCGTCAGGAATATTCACGGCACCCGTCACGggcaaatatttcttttcctataCCGGAACCGTGTTATTTCCGAAAGCAATGTATAGGATCAATTTCAACGTGGGTCTGATGAAGAATGGGAATGATCCTTATAGGAACGTCATCGCGGCTGCTCACGCAGACTCCATCAGCACCACCGACGTTCAATTCGAAACCTTTGCGATGGTGGCGACGCAACATTTGGTCAAAGGAGATCGCATATGGGTGGAGGTCTACCCATTGTTGGAACCCGGCGTAATCATGTTTTTCAGCTGGGCTACTCAGTTTAatggttttcttttagaaGAGGATATCTCTCAATCCATCAAATCGTTGTGA